The following is a genomic window from Fibrobacter sp..
GTATGCGGGCACGCCTACGCGGCTGCTCCATTACCTCAAGGGTTCCGAGCTGGTGCTGGGCCGCAAGCCCAGGGGACACTGGAATTCTAGGGAAATTGATTTAGATCTTTTGTATTACGGCAACAAGGTGCTGTCCGGCAGGCCGCAGGTCCCTCACGGGGAGATTCTGCACCGGCAGTTCGTGCTTGTGCCGCTGAACGATATCGCCCCCGATTGGGAAGACCCGTTGAACGGGCGTACCGTGAAAAGTTTGCTTGCGGATTTGCTAGCCCGCGAGGGGAAAATCCCGTTCCGCACCGTCACAGGGGAGGAAGACTGATGCTTACGGACAAGGGCGTGCATTTTTTGGCCATTGAAGGGGTCATCGGGGTCGGAAAGACCACACTCGCTCGGATTATCGCCGAACGGTGGAACGCCTTCTGCATCGAGGAAAACTTTGCAGAAAACCCCTTCTTGGAAAAATTTTACGAGAACAAGGAAGCCTACGCCTTCCAGACCCAGCTGTTCTTTTTGCTGGACCGCCACAAGCAGTTGCAGAACACGGGAATCCAGAGTGACCTGTTCCACGACCTGCTGGTGTGCGACTACACCTTTGACAAAGACCAGATTTTTGCGGCCCAGAACCTTTCTGACAGCGAGTACACCATGTACGAGCAGGTGGCCCGCTCCCTGGACAAGGACCTGCCGAAACCCGATCTGGTGGTTTACCTGCAGGCCAGCGTCCCGACACTTCTGAACCGTATTCGCGGCCGTGGCCGCCAGATGGAAAAGGCCATCGAGGGCAACTACCTCAAGGACCTTCAAGAGCGTTACGACCATCTTTTCTGGCACTATCCCAGCGCTCCCGTGCTGATTATCAACACGGACAATATCGACTTTGTACACAACGAAAATCACCTGAAACAAATTCTGGATGCTATTGCGGAGTGCCCGCGGCAGACCACCTACTTTGTTCCCGATGGTAACTAAGAAGGCAATATGCAAATCATCAAGACTATAGCGGAATTACGTGAAACCCTGAAACCCCTTATCAAGAAGGACAAGGTCATTGGACTTGTGCCCACCATGGGTGCCCTCCACGACGGTCACGGGGCG
Proteins encoded in this region:
- the folK gene encoding 2-amino-4-hydroxy-6-hydroxymethyldihydropteridine diphosphokinase gives rise to the protein MESLERVFVALGSNLSPRGKRLSEGRDMLRRISAGGWKESPIYETPPVGPEGQGPYFNQVVSFWYAGTPTRLLHYLKGSELVLGRKPRGHWNSREIDLDLLYYGNKVLSGRPQVPHGEILHRQFVLVPLNDIAPDWEDPLNGRTVKSLLADLLAREGKIPFRTVTGEED
- a CDS encoding deoxynucleoside kinase produces the protein MLTDKGVHFLAIEGVIGVGKTTLARIIAERWNAFCIEENFAENPFLEKFYENKEAYAFQTQLFFLLDRHKQLQNTGIQSDLFHDLLVCDYTFDKDQIFAAQNLSDSEYTMYEQVARSLDKDLPKPDLVVYLQASVPTLLNRIRGRGRQMEKAIEGNYLKDLQERYDHLFWHYPSAPVLIINTDNIDFVHNENHLKQILDAIAECPRQTTYFVPDGN